The following are from one region of the Staphylococcus schleiferi genome:
- the pyrH gene encoding UMP kinase: MTETSKYKRVVLKLSGEALAGDKGFGINPMIIKSIAQQVAEVAKMDTEVAVIVGGGNIWRGKTGSDLGMDRGTADYMGMLATVMNALALQDSLEQLDCDTRVLTSIEMKQVAEPYIRRRAIRHLEKKRVVIFAAGIGNPYFSTDTTAALRAAEVEADVILMGKNNVDGVYSADPKVDPNAKKYERLTYIQLLQEGLQVMDSTASSFCMDNNIPLKVFSIMEEGNIKRAVQGEDIGTIITK, from the coding sequence ATGACTGAAACTTCAAAATATAAGCGAGTAGTTTTGAAACTGAGTGGAGAAGCATTAGCAGGGGACAAAGGATTTGGAATTAATCCAATGATTATTAAAAGCATTGCACAACAAGTAGCAGAAGTCGCAAAAATGGATACAGAAGTTGCTGTCATCGTGGGTGGCGGTAACATTTGGCGTGGAAAAACAGGTAGTGACTTAGGCATGGATCGAGGAACTGCTGATTATATGGGTATGCTCGCGACAGTGATGAATGCACTTGCATTACAAGATAGCTTAGAACAACTTGATTGTGATACACGTGTCCTTACATCTATAGAAATGAAGCAAGTTGCAGAACCTTATATTCGTCGTCGTGCGATTCGTCACTTAGAGAAAAAACGCGTTGTTATTTTTGCAGCGGGTATCGGTAACCCATACTTCTCAACAGATACAACAGCTGCATTACGTGCTGCTGAAGTTGAAGCAGACGTCATCTTAATGGGGAAAAATAATGTTGATGGTGTTTACTCAGCAGATCCAAAAGTAGACCCGAATGCTAAAAAATATGAACGTTTAACATACATTCAATTGTTACAGGAAGGTTTACAAGTCATGGATTCGACAGCCTCTTCATTCTGTATGGACAACAATATACCTTTAAAAGTGTTCTCTATCATGGAAGAAGGTAATATTAAACGTGCTGTCCAAGGTGAAGATATAGGGACAATTATTACAAAATAA
- a CDS encoding phosphatidate cytidylyltransferase, whose amino-acid sequence MKVRTITTIVALIVFLPILLIGGSVWMYFTFLLALIALKELLNMNRIQLLSIPGIISALALIIIMIPQDFGAWVPVLQQKSLIAMSFVILSYTVMSKNRFSFMDSAFCLMSVAYVGIGFMYFYETREAGLQYILFGLLIVWLTDTGAYIFGRLFGKHKLWPIISPNKTVEGFIGGLICSLLVPLTFMFFVSFEYHISLILLLTVVLSVFGQLGDLVESGFKRHFGVKDSGRLLPGHGGILDRFDSFMFVLPLMNIFLIQM is encoded by the coding sequence ATGAAAGTAAGAACAATCACAACGATTGTCGCATTAATCGTTTTCTTACCTATTTTACTGATTGGCGGATCAGTATGGATGTATTTTACATTCTTATTAGCTTTAATTGCTTTAAAAGAACTTTTAAACATGAATCGGATTCAATTGCTGTCAATACCAGGTATTATCAGTGCCTTGGCTTTAATTATTATTATGATTCCACAAGATTTTGGTGCATGGGTGCCCGTGTTACAACAGAAATCGTTGATAGCGATGAGCTTTGTTATTTTAAGTTATACGGTTATGTCCAAAAACCGCTTCAGTTTCATGGATTCCGCATTTTGTTTAATGTCTGTTGCTTACGTGGGGATTGGATTCATGTACTTCTATGAAACGAGAGAAGCCGGCTTACAATATATCCTATTTGGTTTGTTGATCGTTTGGTTAACAGATACAGGGGCGTATATTTTTGGCCGACTTTTTGGAAAACATAAACTATGGCCGATTATTAGTCCGAATAAAACGGTTGAAGGCTTCATCGGCGGATTGATTTGTAGCCTCCTCGTACCCCTTACATTTATGTTTTTTGTGTCATTTGAGTATCACATCAGTTTAATTCTATTATTAACTGTTGTGCTCAGTGTCTTCGGACAGTTAGGTGACTTAGTAGAATCAGGATTTAAACGCCATTTCGGTGTGAAAGATTCTGGACGTCTCCTACCTGGACATGGTGGTATTTTAGACCGTTTTGATAGTTTCATGTTTGTTTTACCTTTAATGAATATTTTCTTAATTCAAATGTAA
- the frr gene encoding ribosome recycling factor, with protein sequence MKETIQDAKSRMKKSIENLSRELAQINAGRANSNLLAGVEADYYGAPTPVQQLASINVPEARLLVVSPYDKTSIGDIEKAIIAANLGVNPTSDGEVIRIMVPALTEERRKELVKDVKKTGENAKVSVRNIRRDANDHLKRQQKDGEISEDELRNGSDEVQKITDSSIKDIDQLVADKEKDIMSV encoded by the coding sequence ATGAAAGAAACTATTCAAGATGCTAAAAGTCGTATGAAAAAATCAATTGAGAATTTATCTCGTGAATTGGCACAAATTAATGCAGGACGCGCAAACTCTAACTTATTAGCTGGTGTTGAAGCGGACTACTATGGTGCACCAACACCTGTCCAACAATTAGCAAGTATTAACGTACCTGAAGCACGTCTTCTTGTCGTTTCACCATACGATAAAACATCTATTGGTGATATTGAAAAAGCGATTATTGCTGCAAACTTAGGTGTTAATCCTACGAGTGACGGAGAAGTGATTCGTATTATGGTGCCAGCACTCACTGAAGAACGTCGTAAAGAACTTGTTAAAGACGTCAAGAAAACAGGTGAAAACGCAAAAGTATCTGTTCGTAATATTCGACGTGATGCAAATGATCATCTAAAAAGACAACAAAAAGATGGCGAAATTTCTGAAGATGAATTACGAAATGGTTCTGATGAAGTTCAAAAAATCACTGATTCATCAATTAAAGATATCGATCAGTTAGTTGCTGATAAAGAAAAAGATATTATGTCAGTTTAA
- the tsf gene encoding translation elongation factor Ts, whose product MAISAKLVKELRERTGAGMMDCKKALEATDGDIDKAIDYLREKGIAKAAKKADRIAAEGITHVEVKGNDAVIVEINSETDFVARNEGFQQLVKEIANQILETKVDSVEALNETTLPNGKTVSEHMTEAISTIGEKLSLRRFEIKSKSDSDAFGAYLHMGGRIGVLAVVEGSTDEEAAKDVAMHIAAINPKYVSSDQVSEEEINHEREVLKQQALNEGKPENIVEKMVEGRLRKYLQEICAVNQNFVKDPDQTVEQFLKSKGGQLVDFVRYEVGEGLEKREENFADEVKGQMK is encoded by the coding sequence ATGGCAATTTCAGCTAAACTTGTTAAAGAATTACGTGAAAGAACTGGCGCAGGTATGATGGATTGTAAAAAAGCATTAGAAGCAACTGATGGTGACATTGATAAAGCCATTGACTACTTACGTGAAAAAGGTATTGCTAAAGCAGCTAAAAAAGCAGACCGTATTGCAGCAGAAGGTATTACACATGTTGAAGTTAAAGGTAACGATGCTGTTATCGTTGAAATCAACTCAGAAACAGACTTTGTTGCACGTAACGAAGGTTTCCAACAACTTGTAAAAGAAATTGCTAACCAAATTCTTGAAACAAAAGTGGATTCAGTTGAAGCTTTAAATGAAACAACATTACCAAACGGTAAAACAGTTTCTGAACATATGACTGAAGCGATTTCAACAATTGGTGAAAAATTAAGCTTACGTCGTTTCGAAATCAAATCAAAATCAGATAGTGACGCATTCGGTGCTTACTTACACATGGGCGGACGTATTGGTGTTCTTGCAGTTGTTGAAGGTTCAACTGACGAAGAAGCTGCAAAAGATGTTGCGATGCACATCGCTGCAATCAACCCTAAATACGTTTCATCTGACCAAGTAAGTGAAGAAGAAATCAACCATGAAAGAGAAGTATTAAAACAACAAGCATTAAATGAAGGTAAACCAGAAAACATCGTTGAAAAAATGGTTGAAGGTCGTTTACGCAAATATCTTCAAGAGATTTGTGCTGTTAACCAAAACTTCGTTAAAGACCCTGACCAAACAGTTGAACAATTCCTTAAATCAAAAGGTGGTCAATTAGTAGACTTCGTTCGTTACGAAGTGGGTGAAGGTTTAGAAAAACGTGAAGAAAACTTTGCTGATGAAGTAAAAGGACAAATGAAATAA
- a CDS encoding isoprenyl transferase — MFKKFKKKIDSQKHVDQIDLHNIPEHIAIIMDGNGRWAKQRKMPRIKGHYQGMQTIKTITRAASDLNVKYLTLYAFSTENWSRPDEEVNYIMGLPVNFLNTFLPELIEKNVRVETIGFINDLPEKTIQAIDEAKNKTADNTGLTLIFAINYGGRAEIINGIQNMMKEMRHASDDDIDTLTEQHFQKYLMTHDYPDPELLIRTSGEQRISNFLIWQLSYSEFIFNSKLWPDFDEAELRACIKTYQSRQRRFGGL; from the coding sequence ATGTTTAAGAAATTTAAGAAGAAAATCGACAGTCAAAAACATGTCGATCAAATCGATTTACATAATATACCTGAACATATAGCGATTATTATGGATGGCAATGGTCGTTGGGCAAAACAACGAAAAATGCCACGAATTAAAGGTCACTATCAGGGAATGCAGACGATTAAAACCATTACGCGAGCAGCTAGCGATTTGAATGTTAAATATTTAACACTTTATGCATTTTCAACTGAGAATTGGTCACGTCCTGATGAAGAGGTTAACTATATCATGGGATTACCTGTTAACTTTTTAAATACATTTTTACCCGAATTGATTGAAAAAAACGTACGTGTTGAAACGATTGGTTTTATAAATGATTTACCTGAAAAAACAATTCAAGCCATAGATGAGGCTAAAAATAAAACAGCTGACAACACTGGATTGACATTAATATTTGCAATCAATTATGGGGGACGAGCTGAAATTATCAATGGTATTCAGAATATGATGAAAGAGATGCGACACGCTTCAGATGATGATATTGATACACTTACTGAGCAGCATTTCCAAAAATATTTAATGACACACGATTACCCAGATCCAGAATTATTAATACGGACTTCAGGCGAACAACGTATAAGCAACTTTTTGATTTGGCAATTATCTTATAGTGAGTTTATATTTAATTCTAAATTGTGGCCTGACTTTGATGAGGCAGAATTAAGAGCATGTATAAAAACATATCAATCACGCCAAAGACGATTTGGAGGATTGTAG